The Burkholderia mallei ATCC 23344 genome has a window encoding:
- a CDS encoding HAD family hydrolase, with amino-acid sequence MTQPIKLVLFDMEGVLSDYDRAARTARLADLTGRPPEAVRHAIWESGLEARADAGRIGVDQYLRELAQLLGAPVSRDDWLIARKASITPNLEVVALAERVARCSRIAVLTNNCRLVTDYIDYLNPPVARVFGAHVYPSATFGAAKPDAQAYLGCVGWLGVTAQETLFIDDADANVAGAVSAGLLGCKFVGAGALAQELARRRLA; translated from the coding sequence ATGACGCAGCCGATCAAGCTGGTGCTGTTCGACATGGAGGGCGTGCTGTCGGATTACGACCGCGCCGCGCGCACCGCGCGCCTGGCCGACCTGACGGGGCGGCCGCCCGAGGCGGTGCGTCACGCGATCTGGGAGTCGGGGCTCGAAGCGCGCGCCGACGCGGGGCGCATCGGCGTCGACCAATACCTGCGCGAGCTGGCGCAATTGCTCGGCGCGCCGGTGAGCCGCGACGATTGGCTGATCGCGCGCAAGGCGTCGATCACGCCGAATCTGGAGGTCGTCGCGCTGGCGGAGCGCGTCGCGCGGTGCAGCCGGATCGCGGTGCTGACGAACAATTGCCGGCTCGTCACCGATTACATTGATTATCTGAATCCGCCCGTTGCGCGCGTGTTCGGTGCGCACGTCTATCCGTCCGCGACGTTCGGCGCGGCGAAGCCGGACGCGCAGGCTTACCTCGGCTGCGTCGGCTGGCTCGGCGTGACGGCACAGGAGACGCTTTTCATCGACGACGCCGATGCGAACGTCGCGGGCGCGGTGAGCGCGGGGCTGCTCGGATGCAAGTTCGTGGGCGCGGGCGCCTTGGCGCAAGAGCTGGCGCGGCGGCGGCTCGCGTAG
- a CDS encoding alpha/beta fold hydrolase, with translation MSRTGFMPLSTLATMAVAAAISTPAAFAESAPVSGNGGIPSFYRWTDKVPQTRGQMLRTEVLTPRQGLAAAGQNLRILYTSTDGIDGHTPIVVSGALFVPKGTPPQGGWPLMAWAHGTVGSADICAPSYAGHSERDVRYLSHWLAQGYAIVATDYQGLGASGPHPYGLTRPLAYSVLDSIRAVQNGGFELSPKRIVVFGQSQGGRAAFATAVYAKSYAPELDIGGVVATGTPYATIRHRADDAEHSKLHRSVIHNILRLNATPKLLDPSFATSDYLTERATPAFEFSQHACLHAIKQKIASDGLTFENSFKRSPQPVLDWIRREAAYPTLKSAIPIFIGTGGKDRNVPVSDQAALVKDACEAGDRIEWHVYPDLPPSIGPMGF, from the coding sequence ATGTCGAGAACCGGATTCATGCCACTCTCCACGCTCGCGACGATGGCCGTCGCGGCCGCCATCAGCACACCGGCGGCATTCGCCGAATCCGCGCCCGTTTCCGGCAACGGGGGCATTCCTTCGTTCTATCGATGGACGGACAAGGTGCCGCAGACGCGCGGCCAGATGTTGCGCACCGAAGTGCTGACACCACGGCAAGGCCTTGCCGCTGCGGGGCAGAACCTCCGCATCCTGTATACGTCGACCGACGGAATTGACGGCCACACGCCGATTGTCGTGTCCGGTGCGTTGTTCGTGCCGAAGGGGACGCCGCCGCAAGGCGGCTGGCCGTTGATGGCATGGGCACACGGCACGGTCGGCAGCGCCGACATATGCGCGCCATCGTATGCGGGCCATAGCGAACGCGATGTCCGCTACCTGAGCCATTGGCTCGCGCAGGGATACGCAATTGTCGCGACCGACTACCAAGGGCTTGGTGCGTCCGGTCCCCATCCGTACGGGCTGACTCGTCCGCTCGCGTATAGCGTACTCGACAGCATTCGCGCTGTTCAGAACGGCGGCTTCGAATTGTCGCCGAAACGAATCGTCGTGTTCGGACAGTCGCAAGGCGGCCGGGCCGCATTTGCAACGGCCGTCTACGCAAAGTCCTATGCGCCCGAGCTGGACATCGGCGGCGTGGTGGCAACCGGCACGCCATACGCGACGATTCGCCATCGCGCGGATGATGCGGAACACTCGAAATTGCACCGCTCGGTGATCCATAACATACTGCGGCTCAACGCCACCCCGAAGCTCCTCGATCCGTCGTTCGCCACGTCCGACTATCTGACCGAACGCGCGACGCCGGCATTCGAGTTCAGCCAGCACGCGTGTCTGCACGCAATCAAGCAGAAGATCGCCTCGGACGGTCTCACGTTCGAAAATAGCTTCAAACGCTCGCCGCAACCCGTGCTCGACTGGATCAGACGCGAAGCGGCCTACCCGACGCTGAAGTCGGCAATCCCGATCTTCATCGGCACGGGCGGCAAGGATCGCAACGTGCCCGTTTCGGATCAGGCCGCGCTCGTTAAAGACGCTTGCGAAGCCGGCGACCGAATCGAGTGGCACGTCTATCCTGACCTGCCCCCTTCGATAGGGCCAATGGGCTTCTAG
- a CDS encoding cupin domain-containing protein yields the protein MSNTPPELLKAADIEAMEAVRSVHVLNANAVRLKKPLSEKTGITQFGFLIVTLMPGHESSECHRHLYEEECVYILSGYGEATLGERAYPVGPGDFLGFARRGPAHVLKNTGDVPLVFITAGQRLEHDVCEYPRVGKRLFVAGEMEGYVDWEEGPREMLGD from the coding sequence ATGTCGAACACTCCCCCGGAATTGCTGAAGGCGGCCGATATCGAGGCGATGGAGGCCGTGCGCTCGGTTCACGTGCTGAACGCGAACGCGGTGCGCCTGAAGAAGCCGCTGAGCGAGAAGACCGGAATCACGCAGTTCGGGTTCCTGATCGTCACGCTGATGCCGGGGCATGAATCGTCCGAATGTCATCGGCATCTTTACGAAGAGGAGTGCGTGTACATCCTGTCCGGGTACGGGGAGGCGACGCTCGGGGAGCGCGCATATCCGGTCGGGCCGGGGGATTTTCTGGGGTTCGCGCGGCGCGGGCCGGCGCATGTGCTGAAGAACACGGGGGATGTGCCGTTGGTGTTCATCACCGCCGGGCAGCGGCTGGAACATGACGTCTGCGAATATCCGAGGGTGGGGAAGCGGTTGTTCGTGGCGGGGGAAATGGAGGGGTATGTGGATTGGGAGGAAGGGCCGCGCGAAATGCTCGGCGATTGA
- the otnK gene encoding 3-oxo-tetronate kinase, protein MSTDQALRPLLGCIADDFTGATDLANMLVKSGMRTVQTIGVPAAGAAVPADAIVVALKSRTIPAADAVAQSLAALDWLRAQGCRQFFFKYCSTFDSTDAGNIGPVADALLDALGGERAFTIACPAFPENGRTVYRGHLFVGDALLGESGMENHPLTPMKDANLVRVLQRQTPSKVGLIRHDAIALGTCAVRETIDTLRREGVRIAIADALTDRDLYVLGEACADLPLITGGSGVALGLPSNFRLGGLLPERGDAAALPAIGGASAVLAGSASKATHAQVAAWRAERPALRIDPFAAARGEPVVDQALAFARAHLPQPVLIYASAAPDEVKQVQQALGIEAAGHLVEATLAAIARGLREMGVRKFVVAGGETSGAVVQALGVKALRIGAQIDPGVPATATTEGSPCGTTEGSPCGTTEGSPRGTPDAQPLGLALKSGNFGSVDFFEKALRALEGAA, encoded by the coding sequence ATGAGCACCGATCAAGCCCTTCGCCCCCTGCTCGGCTGCATCGCCGACGATTTCACCGGCGCGACCGATCTCGCGAACATGCTGGTCAAGAGCGGCATGCGCACCGTGCAGACGATCGGCGTGCCCGCCGCCGGCGCGGCCGTGCCAGCCGATGCGATCGTCGTCGCGCTGAAGTCGCGCACGATCCCGGCCGCCGACGCGGTCGCGCAATCGCTCGCCGCGCTCGACTGGCTGCGCGCGCAGGGCTGCCGCCAGTTCTTCTTCAAATACTGCTCGACGTTCGATTCGACCGACGCGGGCAACATCGGCCCCGTCGCCGATGCGCTGCTCGACGCGCTCGGCGGCGAGCGCGCGTTCACGATCGCGTGCCCCGCGTTCCCCGAGAACGGCCGAACCGTCTATCGCGGCCACCTGTTCGTCGGCGACGCGCTGCTCGGCGAATCCGGGATGGAGAATCATCCGCTCACGCCGATGAAGGACGCGAATCTCGTGCGCGTGCTGCAGCGGCAAACGCCGTCGAAAGTCGGGCTGATCCGCCACGACGCGATCGCGCTCGGCACCTGCGCCGTGCGCGAGACGATCGACACGCTGCGCCGCGAGGGCGTCCGCATCGCGATCGCGGACGCGCTGACCGACCGCGATCTGTACGTGCTCGGCGAGGCATGCGCGGACTTGCCGCTGATCACGGGCGGCTCGGGCGTCGCGCTCGGGCTGCCGTCGAATTTCCGGCTCGGCGGGCTGTTGCCCGAGCGCGGCGACGCGGCGGCGTTGCCCGCGATCGGCGGCGCGTCGGCGGTGCTCGCCGGCAGCGCATCGAAGGCGACCCACGCGCAGGTCGCCGCATGGCGCGCCGAGCGCCCCGCGTTGCGCATCGATCCGTTCGCGGCCGCGCGCGGCGAGCCCGTCGTCGACCAGGCGCTCGCGTTCGCGCGCGCGCATCTGCCGCAGCCGGTGCTGATCTACGCGAGCGCCGCGCCCGACGAAGTGAAGCAGGTGCAGCAGGCGCTCGGCATCGAAGCCGCCGGCCATCTCGTCGAGGCGACGCTCGCCGCGATCGCGCGCGGGCTGCGCGAGATGGGCGTGCGCAAGTTCGTCGTCGCGGGCGGCGAAACTTCCGGCGCGGTCGTGCAGGCGCTCGGCGTGAAAGCGCTGCGGATCGGCGCGCAGATCGACCCCGGCGTGCCCGCCACCGCGACGACCGAAGGAAGTCCCTGTGGGACGACCGAAGGAAGTCCCTGTGGGACGACCGAAGGAAGCCCCCGCGGGACGCCCGACGCGCAGCCGCTCGGCCTCGCGCTGAAGTCCGGCAATTTCGGCTCGGTCGACTTCTTCGAGAAGGCGCTGCGCGCGCTGGAGGGCGCCGCATGA
- a CDS encoding aldolase produces MSPIETKLREEICEIGASLYARGHAVGSAGNISAKLDDGWLITPTDACLGRLDPAGIAKVDPAGNAVSGGKPSKTLALHRGIYARNAEARGIVHTHSTHLVALTLAGVWSEADVLPPITPYYVMKVGHIPLIRYRRPGDPAVAAEVAALADRVRGVLLERLGPVVWGPSVAHASYALEELEETARLWLITHPKPEPLGEPALAELRDAFGARW; encoded by the coding sequence ATGAGCCCCATCGAGACGAAACTGCGCGAGGAGATCTGCGAGATCGGCGCGAGCCTGTACGCGCGCGGCCACGCGGTCGGCAGCGCGGGCAACATCAGCGCGAAGCTCGACGACGGCTGGCTGATCACGCCGACCGACGCATGCCTCGGCCGCCTCGATCCGGCCGGCATCGCGAAGGTCGATCCGGCGGGCAACGCGGTGTCGGGCGGCAAGCCGTCGAAGACGCTCGCGCTGCATCGCGGGATCTACGCGCGCAACGCCGAAGCGCGCGGCATCGTCCACACGCATTCGACGCACCTCGTCGCGCTCACGCTCGCGGGCGTCTGGAGCGAGGCCGACGTGCTGCCGCCGATCACGCCGTACTACGTGATGAAGGTCGGCCATATTCCGCTCATCCGCTATCGCCGGCCGGGCGACCCGGCGGTGGCCGCCGAAGTCGCGGCGCTCGCCGATCGCGTGCGCGGCGTGCTGCTCGAGCGGCTCGGCCCGGTGGTCTGGGGCCCGTCGGTCGCGCATGCGTCGTACGCGCTCGAGGAGCTCGAGGAAACCGCGCGCCTGTGGCTGATCACGCACCCGAAACCCGAGCCGCTCGGCGAGCCCGCGCTGGCCGAATTGCGCGACGCGTTCGGCGCGCGCTGGTAA
- the ltnD gene encoding L-threonate dehydrogenase, with product MRERPRAARESPDERIEKPRTRLTMSRNVGVIGLGAMGLEVARSLLRAGFRVHACDVREDVLAAFAAEGGVRCATPAELGALCGVVVTLVVNAQQTDAVLFGEQGAAAAMPRGGVVISSATVAPDFAAQLGARLAAAGLLMLDAPVSGGAARAASGEMTMMTSGPAAAYEACGDVLAAIAGKVYRLGDAHGAGSKVKIINQLLAGVHIAAAAEAMALGLREGVDPDALYDVITHSAGNSWMFENRVPHILNGDYTPLSAVDIFVKDLGLVLDTARRSQFPLPLSATAHQMFMSASSAGHGGEDDSAVIKTFPGIALPARR from the coding sequence ATCCGCGAACGGCCGCGCGCCGCCCGCGAATCGCCCGACGAACGAATCGAGAAACCGCGAACAAGGTTGACCATGTCACGCAATGTTGGAGTCATCGGGCTGGGTGCGATGGGCCTGGAGGTCGCGCGCTCGCTGCTGCGCGCGGGCTTTCGTGTGCACGCATGCGACGTGCGCGAGGACGTGCTCGCCGCCTTCGCCGCCGAAGGCGGCGTGCGCTGCGCGACGCCCGCCGAGCTGGGCGCGCTGTGCGGCGTCGTGGTCACGCTCGTCGTCAACGCGCAGCAGACGGACGCGGTGCTGTTCGGCGAGCAAGGCGCCGCGGCCGCGATGCCGCGCGGCGGCGTCGTGATCTCGAGCGCGACGGTCGCGCCGGACTTCGCCGCGCAACTCGGCGCGCGGCTCGCGGCGGCCGGCCTGCTGATGCTCGACGCGCCCGTGTCCGGCGGCGCCGCGCGCGCCGCCTCCGGCGAGATGACGATGATGACTTCCGGCCCCGCCGCCGCGTACGAAGCCTGCGGCGACGTGCTCGCCGCGATCGCGGGCAAGGTCTACCGGCTCGGCGATGCGCACGGCGCGGGCTCGAAGGTGAAGATCATCAATCAGTTGCTGGCCGGCGTGCACATCGCGGCGGCGGCCGAGGCGATGGCGCTCGGCTTGCGCGAAGGCGTCGACCCCGACGCGCTGTACGACGTGATCACGCACAGCGCCGGCAATTCGTGGATGTTCGAGAACCGCGTGCCGCACATCCTGAACGGCGACTACACGCCGCTGTCGGCGGTCGACATCTTCGTGAAGGATCTCGGCCTCGTGCTCGACACCGCGCGCCGCAGCCAATTCCCGCTGCCGCTGTCGGCGACCGCGCACCAGATGTTCATGAGCGCGTCGAGCGCGGGCCACGGCGGCGAGGACGACTCGGCCGTCATCAAGACGTTCCCCGGCATCGCGCTGCCGGCGCGCCGCTGA
- a CDS encoding FadR/GntR family transcriptional regulator: MFEKIPTRAMSDTVAQQLLKQIEIGGFAGTGKLPTEAVLAQEFGVSRTVIREAISRLKNEGVVEPRQGSGVYIARHAAIRPLRIDYAEAVEASSLPHLLAVRRAIEAEVAAEAALCRTDEDMEDIDAALAKIDDAVAEGRDGVAEDVAFHRTIASVTGNPYFLKTLSFLNQYLEAGVKVTRGNEATREDFSRQVREEHAAIADAIRARDPSAAGNAARAHMYNAARRLEQAGIC, encoded by the coding sequence ATGTTCGAGAAAATCCCGACCCGGGCGATGAGCGACACGGTCGCCCAGCAGTTGCTCAAGCAGATCGAGATCGGCGGCTTCGCCGGCACCGGCAAGCTGCCGACCGAGGCCGTGCTCGCGCAGGAGTTCGGCGTGAGCCGCACGGTGATCCGCGAGGCGATCTCGCGCCTGAAGAACGAAGGCGTCGTCGAGCCGCGTCAGGGCAGCGGCGTCTACATCGCGCGGCACGCGGCGATCCGGCCGCTGCGGATCGATTACGCGGAGGCGGTCGAGGCGAGTTCGCTGCCGCACCTGCTCGCGGTGCGCCGCGCGATCGAAGCCGAGGTGGCCGCCGAAGCCGCGCTCTGCCGCACCGACGAGGACATGGAGGACATCGACGCCGCGCTCGCGAAAATCGACGACGCGGTGGCCGAAGGCCGCGACGGCGTCGCGGAAGACGTCGCGTTCCACCGGACGATCGCGAGCGTCACCGGCAACCCGTACTTTCTGAAGACGCTCAGCTTCCTGAACCAGTACCTCGAAGCGGGCGTGAAGGTCACGCGCGGCAACGAGGCGACCCGCGAGGACTTCTCGCGGCAGGTGCGCGAGGAGCACGCGGCGATCGCCGACGCGATCCGCGCGCGCGATCCGTCGGCCGCCGGCAACGCGGCGCGCGCGCATATGTACAACGCGGCGCGCCGCCTGGAGCAAGCCGGCATTTGCTGA
- a CDS encoding IS3-like element IS407 family transposase (programmed frameshift), producing the protein MKKRFTEQQIIGFLKEAEAGMPVKELCRKHGFSDASFYTWRAKFGGMEVSEARRLKGLEVENARLKKLLAEAMLDMEALKVVVKGKPLSPQAKREAVLAIREKVNISERRACRLVGLSRSVLHYDAKPDHENEVLAARLVKLAHERRRFGYRRLHALVEREGTHANHKRIYRLYREAGLAVRRRRKRHGVMIEREQLALPGAPNEVWSIDFVMDALSNGRRVKCLTVVDDFTKEAVDIVVDHGISGLYVARALDRAARFRGYPKAVRTDQGPEFTSRALDQWAYANGVTLKLIQAGKPTQNAYIESFNGKFRDECLNEHWFTTLAHARAVIAAWRQDYNEQRPHSALNYLAPSEFAAKHRATADAPAAFQELV; encoded by the exons ATGAAGAAGCGCTTTACGGAACAGCAAATCATCGGGTTTCTGAAGGAAGCCGAGGCCGGTATGCCGGTCAAGGAACTGTGCAGGAAGCATGGGTTCAGTGACGCGTCGTTCTACACCTGGCGCGCGAAGTTCGGCGGCATGGAAGTCTCGGAAGCCCGCCGGCTCAAGGGCCTCGAGGTGGAGAATGCCCGACTGAAGAAACTGCTGGCCGAAGCAATGCTCGATATGGAAGCGTTGAAGGTTGTCGTCAAGGGAAAGC CCCTGAGCCCGCAAGCCAAACGCGAAGCAGTGTTGGCGATTCGGGAGAAGGTCAACATCTCCGAGCGCCGCGCCTGCCGGCTTGTCGGGCTTTCTCGCAGCGTGCTGCATTACGACGCGAAGCCGGACCACGAGAATGAGGTGCTCGCGGCGCGTCTGGTGAAGTTGGCGCACGAACGTCGTCGATTCGGCTACCGCCGACTGCACGCCCTGGTGGAACGCGAAGGCACGCACGCCAATCACAAGCGCATCTATCGCCTGTACCGTGAGGCAGGGCTGGCTGTGCGGCGCCGTCGCAAGCGCCACGGCGTCATGATTGAGCGCGAGCAACTGGCATTGCCGGGCGCACCCAACGAGGTATGGTCAATCGATTTCGTGATGGATGCGCTTTCCAACGGCCGGCGCGTGAAGTGCCTGACCGTCGTCGACGATTTCACGAAAGAGGCTGTCGACATCGTCGTCGACCATGGCATCTCAGGTTTGTATGTCGCTCGGGCATTGGACCGTGCAGCTCGCTTCCGTGGCTATCCCAAGGCGGTGCGAACAGACCAGGGACCCGAATTTACGAGCCGCGCGCTTGACCAGTGGGCGTATGCGAACGGCGTCACGCTGAAGTTGATTCAGGCGGGCAAGCCCACGCAGAATGCGTACATCGAATCGTTCAACGGCAAGTTCCGCGACGAATGCCTTAACGAGCACTGGTTCACGACGCTCGCGCACGCTCGGGCAGTCATCGCGGCATGGCGTCAGGACTACAACGAGCAAAGGCCGCACAGCGCACTGAACTACCTTGCGCCGTCAGAGTTTGCGGCGAAACATCGGGCAACCGCGGACGCTCCTGCCGCTTTCCAGGAGTTGGTTTAA